A DNA window from Microcoleus sp. AS-A8 contains the following coding sequences:
- a CDS encoding caspase family protein, producing MKKRRALLIGVPEYQNKSIPDLPVVRRDVASLELVLKRSGFDVRSQGIEDKFDSGRSMIWDSLLQICQNAKSGEILLLYFSGHGVHYQGKDYLVPSDAILERPGAFAQFLVPCDLLDDVVDKSKAETIVFFIDACREGLDLGVKGLSLVKWADSLQKKAMQRNFLRVFSCGRGQFSRFTKGEQGFSLFTQALVDILDPEHPAHELGDILRAAQARLDELVEEHDIKHRQQICYLTEDRVDALLAQDILSRVILKDTPLVIAASQAEERWRVEVLHSPLWSEENTDTDGAIAELKQQVYRIVTACWQQWSLAHEKFQQDPWRDELYPIRILKALELLVLQSDPPTELTPVEKALIIAAPFVCEAVLANALVQAVEFKLDPLSLDENNPAIGFQIALGKVHRLHQRLVTKAQQFTKQGCVTECEAVKSWLLYRCLLRTPEIWQFQLAGGYLSVNFANALEEAIRSKFGFGTTTLSPPIPLEILTDLGRSLLAEPESIDRYAAKQPVGFLKTQVVRVKMLGYLLKLAGLLAIDVRTLSDVLVDNIGLADRLTDEANRLTPEEVCTKISESLWLRAGAGYTLSVTCRHPALDFALREHVEYASTVLNHVLRNRDEKPHALEALSGLPLRLTTDGIKPEKGKNRAPLYKTPHVYFQLAHDEIRDLLMGEQLYGDPALAIRELYQNALDACRYREARHKYLKQKSLDEYLDHSWEGHIIFTQGIDDDGRSYIECKDNGIGMGSQQLTQCFARAGRRFSDLPEFIKEQAEWLQCYPPIRLYPNSQFGIGVFSYFMLAEELLVETCQLESDGRPGKRLRVHVPGSSGLFRIQESGLGTDSGTRVRLYLNKTHLKGKGQLISCIEILRKLLWVAEFRTEVQQFGRLEVWEPGQLRHPDYPQSSCLKAADTDIWWVPEKSEYWYKDSGCILSDGLWTEESQPGFVANLRGKRRPKLTVDRKNIVQWDRTWVSEALKQNSEPLLNWPHLDLEWLWKLAQKHPQVAENVVAMLSQRKANVKLGIWGYSDEVPISELGCFEHDRNLHFFRHGLGLEFRFLTYYFPWWILTYRVIAWERCGLVKVSTTFLESLPASMKLELCPVPRAGDGIALSQDLHGSLIHSLQDNVPPAHIVLATERLNEPIASTVKRLQRFVPLGLKMPRVVLESLNEKSADEEDLIALSRRITEKDKYPWIEQRISAAHIVLTSARLGESVPDIIRRLRKFLPLGLEVTQVNLETLDKVPVNQEDIIALSKELDGEEALSSDRISPVQIVFAANRLNEPIVETLKRLEKFIPLGLELPKVHLETLGNFQPNQKDLISLSEKMDGKRAWTEDRIPVAHIVRLAGQLNEPVADTLQRLQKFLPLGLKLPQVNLNFLENFTIDREDVIIFSEELGSEYSKIRSTWLEDRLTPAHLITTAVKLNKTVVNSLERFKRFVPLGLEVPEIDLQSLEALISDKKNLISLSKNLSEKPDSPNDILQGTIHPTRIILAALALDEPVTETLERFRRFAPVLELTLPEGEPESWKFCNDESERSVNGEQ from the coding sequence ATGAAAAAACGGCGGGCGCTGCTGATTGGGGTTCCTGAGTATCAAAATAAATCCATCCCAGATTTACCAGTTGTACGGCGAGATGTGGCAAGCCTTGAACTGGTTTTGAAAAGATCTGGATTTGATGTGCGCTCACAAGGTATTGAGGACAAGTTTGATAGTGGGCGCAGCATGATCTGGGATAGTCTCCTACAGATATGCCAGAACGCAAAATCTGGAGAGATATTGCTCCTTTATTTTTCAGGGCATGGAGTGCATTACCAAGGTAAGGATTACCTTGTCCCCTCGGATGCAATTTTGGAACGACCTGGAGCATTCGCTCAATTTCTTGTTCCTTGCGATCTTTTGGATGACGTAGTTGACAAGTCAAAGGCGGAAACTATTGTCTTTTTCATTGATGCTTGTCGTGAGGGTCTTGATTTAGGAGTGAAGGGTCTTTCTCTAGTGAAGTGGGCTGATAGCCTGCAAAAGAAAGCTATGCAGCGTAATTTCCTCCGGGTATTTTCTTGCGGTCGCGGTCAGTTTAGCCGCTTCACAAAGGGTGAACAAGGATTCAGTCTCTTTACCCAGGCTTTAGTAGATATTCTCGATCCAGAGCATCCAGCCCATGAGCTTGGCGACATCTTGAGAGCAGCTCAAGCCAGACTTGATGAGTTGGTGGAGGAACATGACATAAAGCACCGACAGCAAATTTGTTACTTAACCGAGGATAGGGTAGACGCTTTACTGGCACAGGACATTCTCTCGCGAGTTATCCTCAAGGACACGCCTCTGGTAATAGCTGCAAGTCAGGCTGAAGAGCGTTGGCGTGTAGAAGTCTTGCACTCGCCTCTGTGGAGTGAGGAAAATACTGACACCGATGGCGCAATCGCTGAGCTTAAACAGCAGGTATATAGAATAGTCACTGCTTGTTGGCAACAATGGAGCCTTGCCCATGAAAAGTTTCAGCAAGATCCCTGGCGGGATGAATTATACCCAATCCGAATTTTAAAGGCTCTTGAGTTGCTGGTGCTTCAGTCCGATCCACCTACTGAGCTTACTCCAGTTGAAAAAGCCCTAATTATTGCTGCTCCATTTGTTTGTGAAGCAGTACTGGCTAATGCCTTAGTGCAGGCGGTTGAATTCAAACTCGACCCCTTGTCTTTGGATGAAAATAATCCAGCAATTGGTTTCCAAATTGCTTTAGGGAAAGTGCATCGACTCCACCAACGATTAGTTACGAAAGCTCAGCAATTTACAAAACAGGGATGTGTGACAGAATGTGAGGCAGTGAAATCATGGTTGCTATATCGTTGCTTGCTTCGTACACCTGAAATCTGGCAGTTCCAGTTAGCAGGAGGTTATCTTTCTGTCAATTTTGCCAACGCGTTGGAAGAGGCAATTAGAAGTAAGTTTGGTTTTGGGACGACAACTTTGTCACCACCGATTCCCCTAGAAATTCTAACGGATTTGGGGCGCTCTCTTCTTGCAGAACCTGAAAGTATTGACCGTTATGCTGCTAAGCAGCCGGTTGGATTTCTTAAAACACAGGTTGTCCGAGTAAAGATGCTTGGCTACCTCTTGAAACTAGCTGGATTGCTAGCTATAGATGTGCGAACACTCTCAGATGTGTTAGTGGATAATATAGGTCTTGCTGACCGCCTGACAGATGAAGCAAATCGACTAACTCCTGAAGAGGTATGCACTAAGATATCTGAATCTCTCTGGCTTAGAGCTGGAGCTGGCTATACACTTAGTGTGACCTGCCGTCATCCAGCACTAGATTTTGCACTACGCGAACATGTCGAGTACGCTAGCACAGTTCTTAACCATGTTCTTCGGAATAGGGATGAGAAACCTCACGCTTTGGAAGCGCTTTCGGGTTTACCATTACGCCTAACCACTGATGGTATTAAGCCAGAGAAAGGGAAAAATAGAGCTCCACTTTATAAAACACCCCATGTATATTTTCAACTAGCTCACGATGAAATTCGCGATTTGCTCATGGGAGAACAGCTCTATGGCGATCCTGCCCTAGCTATCCGAGAACTATATCAAAATGCACTAGATGCCTGCCGCTATCGAGAAGCGCGGCATAAATATCTAAAACAGAAGTCCCTTGATGAATATCTGGATCATTCATGGGAGGGACATATCATCTTCACTCAGGGAATTGATGATGATGGGCGCTCCTATATTGAGTGCAAGGACAATGGAATTGGTATGGGATCTCAGCAGTTAACTCAGTGCTTCGCCCGTGCGGGTCGTCGCTTCTCCGATTTGCCGGAATTCATTAAAGAACAGGCTGAATGGCTGCAATGTTACCCACCTATCCGGCTGTACCCAAACAGTCAGTTTGGAATTGGTGTGTTCAGCTACTTTATGCTAGCTGAGGAGTTACTTGTGGAGACTTGTCAGCTTGAAAGCGATGGTCGGCCTGGAAAACGCTTGCGCGTCCACGTACCTGGTAGTAGTGGTCTTTTCCGAATACAAGAGTCGGGGTTGGGAACTGATTCAGGGACGCGGGTACGTCTTTACTTGAACAAAACTCACCTTAAAGGTAAAGGTCAGCTAATCTCTTGTATTGAAATACTGCGGAAGCTGTTGTGGGTAGCGGAGTTCCGAACTGAAGTCCAGCAGTTTGGCAGGTTAGAAGTATGGGAACCTGGACAACTGCGGCATCCTGATTATCCTCAGAGTTCCTGTCTCAAGGCAGCAGACACTGATATCTGGTGGGTGCCAGAGAAGAGTGAGTATTGGTATAAAGATAGTGGATGTATTTTGTCAGATGGACTTTGGACTGAGGAGTCTCAGCCCGGTTTTGTAGCAAACTTGCGCGGGAAACGCCGTCCCAAACTAACGGTGGATCGCAAAAATATTGTGCAGTGGGATCGTACCTGGGTCAGTGAGGCACTAAAGCAGAATTCAGAACCTTTACTAAACTGGCCTCATTTGGATCTTGAATGGCTGTGGAAGCTGGCACAAAAACATCCGCAAGTTGCTGAAAATGTAGTAGCAATGCTTTCGCAAAGGAAAGCAAATGTGAAATTAGGAATATGGGGTTACAGTGATGAAGTGCCAATTTCAGAGTTGGGATGCTTTGAACATGATCGAAATCTACACTTCTTTAGACATGGATTAGGATTAGAGTTCCGGTTCCTCACCTACTACTTTCCTTGGTGGATACTTACTTATCGGGTCATTGCATGGGAACGTTGCGGATTAGTAAAGGTTTCAACGACATTCTTGGAAAGTCTACCCGCATCAATGAAGTTAGAATTGTGTCCGGTACCGCGAGCTGGTGATGGTATTGCTCTCTCCCAAGATCTACATGGCTCGCTAATTCATTCTCTTCAGGATAATGTCCCGCCTGCTCATATAGTTTTGGCTACCGAACGACTAAATGAACCTATAGCCTCAACAGTCAAACGACTTCAGCGATTTGTACCTTTGGGGTTGAAAATGCCGAGGGTAGTTCTAGAATCTCTTAATGAGAAAAGTGCCGACGAAGAAGATTTGATTGCACTGTCAAGGAGAATAACGGAAAAGGATAAGTATCCTTGGATTGAGCAGCGAATATCTGCTGCCCATATTGTTCTAACGTCTGCACGGCTAGGCGAATCTGTGCCTGACATCATTAGACGACTCCGGAAATTTTTACCTTTAGGGTTAGAAGTAACACAGGTTAATTTGGAGACATTGGACAAAGTTCCTGTAAATCAGGAAGATATCATTGCTCTTTCAAAAGAACTAGACGGAGAAGAAGCTTTATCTAGTGATCGGATATCTCCCGTTCAGATAGTTTTTGCTGCTAATCGGCTGAATGAGCCTATAGTTGAAACTCTTAAACGGCTAGAAAAATTTATACCCTTAGGTCTAGAATTACCTAAAGTACATTTAGAAACATTAGGTAACTTTCAGCCGAATCAGAAGGATTTGATTTCTCTTTCGGAAAAAATGGATGGAAAAAGGGCTTGGACTGAAGACCGGATACCTGTCGCTCATATAGTTCGATTGGCTGGGCAGCTAAATGAGCCTGTAGCTGATACTCTACAACGACTTCAGAAATTTTTACCCTTAGGACTAAAGTTGCCACAGGTAAATCTGAACTTTTTAGAAAATTTCACGATAGACCGTGAGGATGTAATCATCTTCTCAGAAGAGTTAGGCTCAGAGTATTCAAAGATCAGAAGTACATGGCTTGAAGATCGGCTGACTCCTGCCCACTTAATCACAACTGCTGTCAAGTTAAATAAAACTGTAGTTAATTCCTTGGAACGCTTTAAACGATTTGTACCTTTGGGGTTAGAGGTTCCAGAGATAGACTTACAGTCTCTAGAAGCTCTCATTTCAGATAAGAAGAACTTGATTTCACTCTCGAAAAACCTAAGTGAAAAGCCAGATAGTCCAAATGACATACTACAAGGTACCATTCACCCTACTCGCATAATTCTGGCTGCATTGGCTTTGGATGAGCCAGTAACAGAAACGCTAGAGCGATTTCGTCGTTTTGCACCAGTACTAGAGCTGACTTTACCCGAAGGAGAGCCAGAATCTTGGAAATTTTGTAATGACGAGAGTGAGCGCAGTGTTAACGGGGAACAGTAA
- a CDS encoding metal ABC transporter permease — MLETLIEPLQYGFMQRSLIVAVLVGIVCASVGSYLMVQRLALLGDAISHSVLPGLAIAFIVGADIFVGAFIAGVVSTMVITWIRTRSQIKEDAAMGIVFSAFFALGITLITVVQKDNKIDLNHFLFGNILSVSSQEVINTAIITVIVLAIVALLYKELMFYTFDPIGAQAAGLPINLLNFGLMILIALTIVASLKAVGVILVLAMLITPGATAYLLVSRLHQMMMLGSAIGVVASISGMYLSYFFNLPSGPAIVLVAFGFFMLAFLFSPSQGVLTHPVSKSGKSPIWREIKGLWR, encoded by the coding sequence ATGCTCGAAACTCTAATTGAACCGCTGCAATATGGATTCATGCAGCGATCGCTAATAGTCGCCGTTTTGGTTGGTATTGTGTGCGCTTCGGTTGGCAGCTATTTGATGGTGCAGCGGTTGGCGTTGCTGGGAGATGCGATTAGTCATTCGGTGTTGCCGGGACTTGCGATCGCGTTTATTGTGGGTGCCGATATTTTTGTGGGAGCGTTTATCGCGGGTGTTGTCAGCACGATGGTGATTACTTGGATTAGGACGCGATCGCAAATTAAAGAAGATGCGGCAATGGGCATTGTTTTTTCTGCCTTTTTTGCCTTGGGTATCACTTTAATTACTGTTGTTCAGAAAGATAATAAAATTGACCTGAATCACTTTCTGTTTGGGAATATCCTCAGTGTTTCGTCTCAAGAGGTTATTAATACAGCAATTATTACAGTCATTGTTTTAGCGATTGTTGCACTTTTGTATAAAGAATTGATGTTTTATACCTTTGACCCTATCGGTGCCCAAGCGGCTGGTTTACCTATCAATTTACTGAATTTTGGTTTAATGATTTTGATTGCTTTGACGATTGTTGCCAGTCTCAAAGCTGTGGGTGTCATCCTAGTCCTAGCCATGCTGATTACTCCGGGAGCAACGGCTTATTTATTAGTCAGTCGATTGCACCAGATGATGATGTTGGGTTCGGCAATTGGGGTTGTTGCTAGTATTAGCGGGATGTATTTGAGTTATTTTTTCAATTTACCTTCTGGGCCAGCGATTGTTTTAGTTGCCTTCGGATTTTTTATGCTGGCGTTTTTATTTAGTCCCAGTCAGGGAGTTTTAACTCATCCGGTTTCTAAGTCTGGGAAGTCACCCATTTGGCGGGAAATTAAGGGATTGTGGCGTTGA
- a CDS encoding metal ABC transporter ATP-binding protein, protein MLRDYECGDNCRSQLKTVTIQQLGVQYRMVEALKNINCDIQPGKLTGVIGPNGAGKSTLIKAMLGLIPATSGTAMYQGQPLMEQLEKVAYVPQRSQIDWTYPATVWDVVMMGRVRKTGWFRRFSTVSRRLAAEALARVGMSEFRSRPIGQLSGGQQQRVFLARALTEEAEIFCFDEPLVGIDKKTEAVIFDIFHELADAGKTLVVVNHDLGQAITNFDDLILLNRELIASGSRQEVLSSENLQRAYGGQVVFFSENAAA, encoded by the coding sequence ATGCTTAGAGACTATGAATGCGGAGATAATTGTAGGTCACAGCTCAAAACTGTAACCATACAGCAACTTGGTGTGCAGTACCGTATGGTAGAGGCGCTAAAAAATATCAATTGTGACATCCAGCCTGGTAAGCTGACGGGAGTTATTGGGCCTAATGGTGCGGGTAAAAGTACCCTAATCAAAGCCATGTTGGGCTTAATTCCCGCAACAAGCGGGACAGCGATGTATCAGGGGCAACCCTTGATGGAGCAGTTGGAAAAAGTCGCGTATGTGCCGCAGCGATCGCAAATTGATTGGACTTACCCCGCAACCGTGTGGGATGTGGTGATGATGGGGCGAGTACGGAAGACGGGATGGTTTCGCCGCTTTTCCACAGTATCCAGGCGTTTGGCGGCAGAGGCTTTGGCACGGGTGGGGATGAGTGAGTTTCGATCTCGCCCCATTGGACAGCTATCGGGAGGACAGCAACAGCGTGTCTTCTTGGCACGGGCGTTAACGGAAGAAGCGGAGATTTTCTGCTTTGATGAGCCGTTAGTGGGGATTGATAAGAAAACCGAAGCTGTGATTTTTGATATATTTCACGAACTTGCTGACGCTGGCAAAACCTTGGTAGTTGTTAATCATGATTTAGGGCAAGCGATTACTAATTTTGATGATTTGATTTTGTTGAATCGAGAGTTAATTGCTAGTGGTTCGCGTCAAGAGGTGCTGAGTTCGGAGAATTTGCAGCGTGCTTATGGGGGGCAGGTGGTGTTCTTTTCGGAGAATGCAGCGGCTTAA
- a CDS encoding metal ABC transporter substrate-binding protein: MSKGFIKAFCFCPLPFFVNSSPLRPSSYPPLVSSNASRQRYGWLAVTGLMLGFLISGCNSTKSKPIGSEQSDQPQVVSTSTIITDWTEQVGGDEIQLKGILKPGADPHVYEPVPMDSQVLEEADLILYNGYNLEPGLIKLMNSAGVKAKKLAVGEVVQPLDFNYNGKRAPDPHVWGDAKNAIAMVNAIRDQLIELSPEDKQKFTQNAAQLTAQLQQIDVWITQQIQTIPEKQRKLVTTHDAFQYYARAYSIPVAGTLIGISTEEQPSAQTVKRLSDSVKAVGVPAIFAETTINPALIKTVAQEAGVKLASQELYSDSIGAPGGEGDSYVKMMVANTRTIVEALGGQYRAFEAVQKPKTTSKR; the protein is encoded by the coding sequence ATGTCGAAGGGATTCATAAAAGCCTTCTGCTTCTGTCCTCTGCCTTTTTTTGTGAACTCCTCACCACTACGCCCTTCGAGCTATCCTCCCCTAGTCAGTAGCAACGCTTCACGCCAACGCTATGGGTGGTTAGCCGTTACAGGTCTTATGCTTGGCTTTTTAATCAGTGGATGTAACTCCACTAAGAGCAAGCCAATCGGTTCTGAGCAATCCGATCAGCCTCAAGTCGTTTCTACCAGCACGATTATCACAGACTGGACGGAGCAAGTGGGGGGAGACGAGATTCAACTGAAGGGTATCCTAAAACCAGGTGCAGACCCCCATGTTTATGAACCTGTGCCCATGGATAGTCAGGTGTTGGAAGAGGCCGATCTAATTCTCTACAACGGCTACAATCTGGAGCCAGGGCTGATTAAGCTGATGAATTCTGCGGGGGTGAAGGCGAAGAAGTTGGCGGTTGGGGAAGTCGTTCAGCCGTTAGATTTTAACTACAACGGGAAACGAGCGCCTGATCCTCATGTTTGGGGTGATGCCAAAAATGCGATCGCGATGGTGAATGCAATTCGCGATCAGTTAATCGAACTTTCACCCGAAGATAAACAGAAGTTTACCCAGAATGCAGCACAACTTACGGCTCAATTGCAGCAGATTGATGTTTGGATCACTCAGCAAATTCAAACCATTCCAGAAAAGCAGCGCAAACTTGTAACCACACATGATGCGTTTCAATACTATGCTCGTGCCTACAGTATACCCGTTGCAGGTACCCTAATTGGCATCAGTACCGAAGAACAACCCAGCGCCCAAACTGTGAAACGGTTGTCCGATTCTGTAAAAGCGGTGGGCGTACCCGCCATTTTTGCCGAAACCACCATTAACCCAGCTCTGATTAAAACCGTCGCCCAGGAAGCTGGGGTAAAACTCGCGTCACAAGAACTCTACTCTGACTCTATTGGCGCACCAGGGGGGGAGGGGGATAGCTACGTCAAAATGATGGTGGCGAATACTCGCACCATTGTAGAAGCGCTGGGCGGTCAGTACAGAGCTTTCGAGGCTGTCCAAAAGCCAAAAACAACTTCTAAGCGATGA
- the deoC gene encoding deoxyribose-phosphate aldolase encodes MAVNYSDIDIAPLIDHALLNPAATPEQVEKCCGEADRFNFATVCIYPVYVKQATELLRGKTPKVCTVIGFPTGATTPAAKLYEAQEAVENGATELDVVIHIGGLKAGKTNEIYREIAQICETTGQTVKAILETALLTDAQKRLAAEICMDAGVQFLKTSTGWNGGATVADIRLLKKVTQGQIGIKAAGGIRTLEQAFELVQAGATRLGTSRGPDLLRQRDTLEKDDGE; translated from the coding sequence ATGGCTGTCAACTACTCAGATATAGATATTGCACCGTTAATTGATCACGCCCTGCTCAATCCAGCAGCAACACCCGAACAAGTGGAAAAGTGTTGCGGCGAGGCAGACCGATTTAACTTCGCCACGGTGTGTATCTACCCAGTTTATGTGAAGCAAGCCACTGAGTTGCTTCGCGGCAAGACACCGAAAGTCTGTACAGTCATTGGTTTTCCCACAGGGGCAACAACACCAGCCGCCAAGCTTTATGAAGCACAAGAGGCCGTGGAAAATGGAGCAACGGAACTCGACGTGGTGATTCACATTGGTGGCTTGAAGGCGGGAAAAACGAACGAAATCTACCGAGAAATTGCCCAAATTTGTGAGACAACGGGTCAAACCGTAAAAGCGATATTAGAAACTGCCCTCTTGACAGATGCTCAGAAGCGCCTCGCTGCGGAAATATGTATGGACGCAGGAGTGCAATTTCTGAAAACGAGTACTGGCTGGAATGGAGGTGCAACCGTGGCGGATATCCGACTTTTGAAAAAAGTGACACAAGGACAAATTGGCATTAAGGCAGCAGGAGGTATACGGACACTAGAGCAAGCTTTTGAGTTAGTTCAAGCAGGAGCGACGCGTCTGGGTACATCTCGCGGGCCTGATTTACTCCGACAGCGCGATACGCTGGAAAAGGACGATGGAGAATAG
- the recO gene encoding DNA repair protein RecO yields the protein MSRTYKATGIILKCMPLGEADKLVTILTRELGLIRAVAPGARKQNSKLGGRSGLFVVNDLLLAKGRSLDKITQAETLESYPGLSKTLGKLAASQYLAEVVLCHALSEQPQEELYELLNEHLRRLECLPHTSDRQALLLSADPNSEASSVLAHLSHGVFHLLALAGIAPQVRVCCVTQDFLQPDFTDPDWRVGFSVDAGGTVSLAAKALEGERFKRSVLVRKVEPQAQGDDSMDVPTTPPPRVNMKLDAIELTLLQQLAEADLPQLTAILPESLTNLLHPESINEAWVKVERVLREYVQYHYGRAIRSAALVDALSIPDF from the coding sequence ATGAGCCGAACCTACAAAGCCACTGGTATTATTCTTAAATGTATGCCGCTTGGGGAAGCGGACAAACTGGTCACGATTTTGACGCGGGAGTTGGGTCTGATCCGAGCGGTCGCACCAGGCGCTCGCAAGCAGAACTCGAAATTGGGTGGCAGAAGTGGTTTGTTTGTCGTCAATGATCTGTTGTTGGCGAAGGGGCGATCGCTCGATAAAATTACTCAGGCAGAAACCCTGGAGTCTTACCCAGGATTGAGTAAAACTTTAGGAAAACTGGCCGCCAGTCAATACTTGGCAGAAGTCGTTCTCTGTCATGCTTTAAGTGAGCAGCCACAGGAGGAACTGTACGAGCTACTTAACGAACATTTGCGGCGTCTGGAGTGTTTGCCGCATACCAGCGATCGCCAAGCGCTCCTATTGAGCGCCGATCCTAATTCAGAGGCATCCTCGGTACTGGCTCACTTATCACACGGAGTTTTTCATCTGCTGGCGTTGGCAGGCATCGCGCCCCAAGTTCGAGTTTGTTGTGTTACCCAAGACTTCCTCCAACCGGATTTTACCGACCCGGATTGGCGAGTTGGTTTTAGTGTTGACGCCGGTGGTACAGTCAGCTTAGCGGCCAAGGCATTGGAGGGTGAGCGATTTAAGCGTTCCGTGCTAGTCAGGAAAGTTGAGCCTCAAGCCCAGGGGGACGACTCGATGGATGTCCCGACTACACCGCCTCCTAGAGTGAATATGAAACTAGATGCGATCGAGTTAACGCTGCTTCAACAGCTAGCGGAGGCGGATTTACCACAACTGACGGCGATTTTACCAGAGTCACTGACAAACCTGTTGCATCCGGAATCCATCAATGAGGCTTGGGTAAAAGTAGAGCGAGTTTTACGAGAGTATGTCCAATATCACTATGGTCGAGCGATTCGCTCAGCGGCGTTAGTTGATGCCCTCTCTATTCCCGATTTTTGA
- a CDS encoding MFS transporter — protein sequence MQLSDPERLTKLSCNETSDPMAEPSSSGDEEQKPSQVEGLLPAPGDTLLEPLTRGFAPVLKNRNFLTLWSGQVFSQMADKVYLVLMIALIANRFQDENQPISGWVSAIMVAFTIPAVLFGSLAGVFVDRWSKKAVLVASNIVRGVLVLTLPLLLWVTQGWAPFYNLPIGFCILLGITFLVSTLTQFFSPAEQAVIPLIVERGDLLSANSLYTTTMMASLIVGFAVGEPLLGLADTLVRSVSTNWDFGKELLVGGSYAIAGLLLLLLKTGEKKKVYEGEPPHVFADILDGLLYVRHHRRVRNALIQLVILFSVFAALSVLAVRLAEMLPGLKASQFGFLLAGGGVGMAGGAAILGHWGQRFSHNQLSLYGSMGMAGSLVGIALFTHSLWLTLLMTILLGSFAALVGIPMQTTIQAETPKEMRGKVFGLQNNAVNIALSLPLALAGVAETILGLKTVFFSLAALVVAGGVLNWYISGTGLTMSNKADK from the coding sequence ATGCAATTATCTGACCCAGAACGATTAACAAAACTATCCTGTAATGAAACGTCTGACCCTATGGCTGAGCCCAGCTCCTCTGGAGACGAAGAGCAAAAACCTAGTCAGGTAGAGGGTTTGTTACCAGCTCCTGGTGATACCCTGCTTGAGCCATTAACACGGGGATTTGCGCCGGTTCTCAAGAATCGTAACTTCTTGACACTCTGGAGCGGTCAGGTCTTCTCTCAGATGGCAGACAAGGTTTATTTAGTACTCATGATTGCCTTGATTGCCAATCGCTTTCAAGACGAGAATCAACCGATTAGCGGCTGGGTATCCGCGATTATGGTGGCGTTCACGATTCCCGCCGTGCTATTTGGTTCATTAGCGGGTGTTTTTGTAGACCGATGGTCTAAAAAAGCCGTGCTGGTGGCTAGTAATATTGTGCGAGGTGTGCTGGTTCTAACCTTGCCCTTATTATTGTGGGTGACTCAAGGGTGGGCACCATTTTACAATTTGCCGATCGGCTTCTGCATTTTGTTGGGAATTACGTTCCTGGTTTCTACGTTGACGCAGTTTTTTTCACCCGCAGAGCAGGCCGTGATACCGCTGATTGTGGAACGTGGAGATTTGCTCTCGGCTAACTCTTTATATACGACAACGATGATGGCGTCGTTGATTGTTGGCTTTGCCGTGGGCGAACCCCTGTTAGGACTGGCTGATACGCTGGTGCGTAGTGTCAGTACGAATTGGGACTTTGGCAAAGAACTGCTTGTGGGAGGTTCTTATGCGATCGCCGGTTTACTCCTACTGCTGTTGAAAACCGGCGAAAAGAAAAAGGTGTATGAGGGAGAACCCCCTCATGTGTTTGCGGATATTTTGGACGGTTTGCTCTATGTGAGACACCACCGACGTGTCCGCAATGCCTTAATTCAACTGGTGATTTTATTTTCGGTGTTTGCGGCTTTGTCCGTTCTCGCTGTTCGTCTGGCGGAAATGCTACCCGGATTGAAAGCGTCCCAGTTTGGTTTTTTGCTAGCGGGTGGAGGTGTCGGGATGGCTGGCGGTGCAGCAATTTTGGGGCACTGGGGTCAGCGCTTCTCTCACAACCAACTGAGTCTGTATGGTTCTATGGGGATGGCCGGTTCGCTGGTGGGTATAGCTTTATTCACCCATAGTCTCTGGTTAACTCTTTTAATGACCATTCTGTTGGGAAGTTTCGCAGCTTTGGTCGGCATCCCCATGCAGACCACAATCCAGGCAGAAACGCCGAAAGAAATGCGAGGCAAGGTGTTTGGGCTACAAAATAACGCGGTCAATATTGCTCTGAGCTTGCCCTTAGCTTTAGCCGGTGTGGCAGAAACCATCCTGGGGCTAAAGACAGTATTTTTCAGTTTAGCGGCACTAGTGGTCGCCGGTGGGGTCTTAAACTGGTATATTTCCGGTACAGGATTAACGATGTCAAACAAAGCTGACAAATAG